A window from Carassius gibelio isolate Cgi1373 ecotype wild population from Czech Republic chromosome B3, carGib1.2-hapl.c, whole genome shotgun sequence encodes these proteins:
- the LOC127953146 gene encoding cerebellar degeneration-related protein 2, protein MLTDVIVEEEFDRNEDELWYSRKDLEHDLHLAAELGKTLLDRNHELEQGLQQMYSTNHEQLQEIEYLTKQVDLLRQMNDQHAKVYEQLDLAARDLEKSNQRLVLENRTAQHRIQSLTETIDGLQTHMEGLQKQVDELKVSQSKRDLAAARRSLGAQSMSCLKEIYDLQQDKYLSSESLQEEKSWPALDDRHVEEENSTLQHTLHNLKVQLASERARRLEAERETELTAQENGALEERLSLLEGARRRQAELEAEVEELRQLWRSESSGARLTDAMLPDSVFFGVEEKVGVGHVEEEEQEAELPQGRRRCSSDSYVRGARAEDIRRGHERTCIRRAQAVKQRGISLLNEVDAQYSALQVKYEELLRRCQQGADSLSHKAVQTPTAPAQRRKSQATTTTDTICLANELHQPEYKALFKEIFTCIQKTKEDLSENRAGPSQ, encoded by the exons aTCTCCATTTGGCCGCTGAGCTGGGCAAGACTCTGTTGGACAGGAACCATGAGCTGGAGCAGGGCCTTCAGCAGATGTACTCCACCAATCACGAGCAGCTGCAGGAGATTGAG TACCTGACCAAGCAGGTGGATCTCCTGAGGCAGATGAACGACCAGCATGCCAAGGTTTATGAGCAGCTGGACTTAGCAGCCCGAGACCTGGAGAAAAGCAACCAGAGGCTGGTGCTGGAGAACCGCACGGCCCAGCACCGGATCCAGAG TCTAACCGAGACCATAGATGGGCTGCAGACTCACATGGAGGGTCTTCAGAAGCAGGTGGACGAGCTGAAGGTGTCTCAGTCCAAGAGAGATCTGGCAGCTGCGCGCCGCAGCCTCGGGGCCCAAAGCATGTCCTGTCTGAAAGAAATCTATGATCTGCAACAAGACAA GTACTTGAGCTCCGAGAGCCTGCAGGAGGAGAAGTCCTGGCCTGCACTGGATGACAGACATGTGGAGGAGGAGAACTCCACCCTGCAGCACACCCTCCACAACCTCAAGGTGCAGCTGGCATCCGAGCGAGCCCGGCGGCTGGAGGCCGAGCGCGAGACAGAGCTGACGGCGCAAGAAAACGGTGCTCTGGAGGAGCGTCTGAGTCTGCTGGAGGGAGCGCGGCGTCGACAGGCCGAGCTGGAGGCGGAGGTGGAGGAGCTCCGGCAGCTGTGGCGCTCCGAGTCATCTGGTGCAAGACTGACAGACGCCATGCTGCCCGACAGCGTTTTCTTCGGCGTGGAGGAAAAAGTGGGGGTGGGGCatgtggaggaggaggagcaggaggcGGAGCTTCCTCAGGGGAGGCGTCGCTGCAGCAGCGACAGCTACGTCCGCGGGGCTCGAGCCGAGGATATCCGGCGCGGACACGAGCGCACTTGTATCCGCCGAGCACAAGCGGTGAAGCAGCGTGGGATCTCGCTTCTCAATGAGGTGGACGCGCAATATAGCGCGCTACAGGTGAAATACGAAGAGCTGCTCCGCCGCTGCCAGCAGGGGGCAGACAGCCTCAGTCACAAAGCCGTCCAGACGCCCACCGCTCCTGCGCAGCGCCGCAAAAGCCAGGCAACCACAACAACAGACACCATCTGCCTCGCAAACGAGCTCCACCAGCCAGAATACAAGGCCCTGTTTAAAGAAATCTTCACCTGCATTCAGAAAACCAAAGAGGACCTGAGTGAGAACAGGGCCGGGCCGAGTCAGTGA